ATCTTTCAATGGCATTACCAGATGAATCAGTaagctttttatatattttacatattcttTATAATACCTTATACACGATGCCTAAAAGTTCCAGAAAAAAATATGTTCGATAGTGATAGTAGCGATGACGAACATTATTTTGAACCTGACAAGATAGAAGACGACGACAGTGCTTCAGATAGTAGAAACGAAATCCGTTCAACAATGAATCGGTTCAgacgtttcaatatttttagtaatagTGACAATGATGATGAACAAAATATTGATGAAAATGATACAAGTCTCGACAATGAATAACGCAAACGTTCAACGTGAATATTTTTTCAACTGCGCGCGCCAATACCTCTCGTCCACAGCGATGATCGCTCGTCGAGCGGCCCCGTTCGCAAAGGGctaaaagaaataaaacgatCTTAGGCCTAATTTTTCTACAATATAGGTATTATTAAGaagatttatttaaattgttctTATTCTTTGCACGATTATCAAGGATtcttaatgaaaataaaaagagtatttatattatttgttcGATCATTTCGCGCGCTTATCCTTACGacataaaaaattacaaattattatacaaaatgtATTCGAATAAGACTTATTTGGATTCAGTCAGATCCAAAATCTTCATGCAAATTAACCGTAGTCTTCGCATCACGTGATTTCCGATGTCACCAGtcttttttaaaatatcattcaATTCGTCACATATTTCGTTTACGTGTTCATCGAGGTGATTGAAAGGCGAGTTTTTATCGAAACTTTCGATAGACTCGATTTCCAATTTAGCGAGTTTTTGGTCCCTTTGACAATCCTCGTAATTGTTACAAACATGGTAAACATTTTGCGAATGTTTCGCCATATGTTGCAAATAATCTCGAATATCCGAAAAATCCTGAAGCTCGTAATAAATCGTGCCGGAAAGATAAGCAGGCAAAGAATCTCTCAACGACGACTTTCTTGTAACCGCGGCTGCCATTTTAGTCACAAGATCCTCGTTCGGACACATGTGAGCTACATAATCAAACGATTCGAAAGCTTCCTGTCGTACCCATGGATTTTCGTCTTCCAAAAGTCGGCAATTGAGCTCCGCTAATGCATTAACCGTTTTAATCCCACAGTTATCAAAGGAATCGATTCTGTTTCTCAAGTAATACGACGTTATTGCCTTTACGTGTGGTGGGAGACATAACAGTGACGCTAAAACTGCTTCTAGGATCTGAAATCATTAAACATGATTATTTATGATATCGGTCAACCATAACCATTAAAGCATAGATTGTGACTTGTTATGCGGTTCACGTgatttatcgataaaataaacTTTCGTAAGATAATTTCATCGATGGTACGAATCACTATCGATTACGTAATAAATGAAACATGTAAAAGTATTGGATCGGTCTGGACTACGCGAATCGCAAAAAAATATAACCTTAAGTTTATTCAAAACGTTTATGTTAACGTTTATGTTAAGATTTATTCAGAACTGTAAAATACGCATAGAGCAATTTTCGAAATTTGTCTACCTTGACGATTGTACAAAAAATGCTGCAAGAGGATTTTATCTATAGCATTCTAGGGcgtcttcgtttctttttcggACTACTTATTTTAGAGAATGACGGAAGCCAGGCAACCGTTCCACGCGTTCGAAGTTTCACGTTTTCTTACAAGATAAATGATATTCTATtgaaaatttttcattgaaaaataaataaaaaataacgagtTCAAAATAGTTGATCGGAACCATAATTGcaactaaattaaaaatataattttctgtagtatGTTTTATAACGTGGTATGTATTTCCTGTTTTGTTTCTCATTACAGTCGATCacttattttctgtttataaaTGGGAGTCAAACGAGTTTAATGGCTCGGTGCACAACTACATAACCTGAATTCACTGTAATGTTACTGGCCGGTACATACACAGGCACTTGTGTCCTTGTCTAATAACGCATGCATATTCGTTTTCACGCTATATTGTATTACTGAACGAAACGGTAATAGGATAGACAAAACATTCTGCATGGCACAGACGTCGAAACAATAACCAGATAGTAACACGATAGTCGTGTCTGATAGATACCCGACGATAGCTCCTCCAGAGAGACCAAACCTTAGTACAATAACCCTCCAAAATCAGCACTCAACACCTTTTTGTTATAACACTTTGATCCGTTAATCTGTTGGAttcgtacaataaattttactaTCATATTTTACTATCATATATATGAAACCTCGAGCGAAGCTATGACGTAAGGAGATCATCGGTTCTTATTGGACCGGAAAACGTGCACGTGCCAAGACACGAGCTGATCGtttaaaagattaattatacagcaaaggaaaacgaggaaaaatgTACATACCGAGAAGAAAATATCGTCTTGAATTTTTTCAGGCTGCGTAGCACTCAACAGTTTCCACGTAAATTCCGATAACATATCCAACTGTTTGCCTTCGAAAATTTCGATCGTGCTTGCGATCCAGTTCCATATTTGCGACAGGATATTGATGGTATTTTTCTCCTCCGTGTAGTTGAGTTTTCCGATAAACGACATCAGCATCGTCTTTTAAGGAGGAAAATGATTATTCAAATTTTCGTAAGATCGAGATCGAAAATTTATCGAATCTTGTTATTATGTAATTTATACTTGAACGTAACATAACGTACGATACGATTCCAATTCTGTACAGTAGGCTGCTGCTGTAATTCAACGAACGAGCTCGGTATCTCGTTTAATACGCATGCCAATCGATCCTGCAAGAACGCTTTCGTTTTCGGGGGCAAAAATCGTGCGACGGCCAGCCAGCATGGATTTTTCAGATCATCCAGCTCCGTTATAACGGTGTGCTTCGTTTCCTCCGGGAGCAAATTGTACAATCTTCCAATCAAGTTCTCCAACATAACGATCTCGAGACTGTTGCTACGTCTCATTAAAACAGCATAAACGTTCAAGAGGTATTTCACGTGACTAGCGCAAAGTTCTGGAGAACCAATACTGAAAAGCAAGGTGTTACGTCGAAGAAGCGGGCAATGTTCAGAAAATTCGTTTGCGTTTACATCGAAGAAACGATCGGTTTTAACTCGATGAAATACAATTCCTTATCATCGAATTACGACCACCCAAAGTTTCTGATATTTCTTAGCGTTTTTAACAAAATCGAAAGATTTGGCCGAATCTTATACGCGACGATAACGTTTATTAATtgctaaaacgttatacgtattcgTTTTAATAACTTTTGTTTCACATTCacgtttttcttcttcgtatTATAGCTCGTACTGTTTGGTCCATGTCCTCGTTATTTTACCACATGTCGCGAGTTTCTCTTTTTCAAATTGATCAACGTAATGATGATTTCAACAGATTCTAAATATTTTACATGGCACGTAAGTCGAACGAATTTGCTTATCGTTCGCTATGACAATACGAGTGTACTGTTCGATGAACGAATTTAGGTTTATATCGCGTAATGATCTTGATAATCGAAGACAGTTTACTATTTATAACATAGTCTTGCGTAGTTAAAAGCGCGAAATTTTTGTACGTGGTCTTAATTCGACGGCCAGGGATTGTAATATCATAGAATTTTCTAAACGATTGCTTTTTGATTACAAGATAAACTATATCGAGAACGTATTTGGTATAATGTTTTACTTCAAAAGCAAAGAACGAACGACCAAAACTTAACATCAACTATGAAAATTTATTGATCGATTTACAAACCGGCCGATGAAGCACCAGATATCCGAACTAAGCAAAGAACTCCAAAGTCGATCGCTGAATAAATGCTTCAATAAAATCAACTCTACAGCGTGAAATCCGTCTGCAGGAATTTGACTGATCAGTCCACAAATTGGTACTATCGTGGCTTCGTATATCGAGGCGGATCTCGATCTTTCTCCAATATCGTGTACACCTGGTA
This portion of the Bombus affinis isolate iyBomAffi1 chromosome 1, iyBomAffi1.2, whole genome shotgun sequence genome encodes:
- the LOC126915851 gene encoding uncharacterized protein C1orf112 homolog isoform X2 is translated as MERVSKLCKTSAIGFKCIVENVPLTIKLIFEHCRASKKLYATLFEDVSEELTNLFRKAKTILNLFLATLENVIVFDTDTESETELLVKVIDSIGSFVTISRELDLKTFVETSKIFGKLAITNQHHIKRINAMNVTLQLAQFAKDVSSMLVFCQDSSNRIEERTIKVIGHSLKILDRLFAAYCSHINNEILPFVIELLLKMHRCSPLCLQNSQIDRKLIDLINVQISKGSEPFLNTVFKSSDFKQAFFDYRNQANIDNLGYHLLTVNIMKKLIYMPYEQHCKWTLGAESIVDVALSNVNHLQEEICVGQVKLPGVHDIGERSRSASIYEATIVPICGLISQIPADGFHAVELILLKHLFSDRLWSSLLSSDIWCFIGRIGSPELCASHVKYLLNVYAVLMRRSNSLEIVMLENLIGRLYNLLPEETKHTVITELDDLKNPCWLAVARFLPPKTKAFLQDRLACVLNEIPSSFVELQQQPTVQNWNRITMLMSFIGKLNYTEEKNTINILSQIWNWIASTIEIFEGKQLDMLSEFTWKLLSATQPEKIQDDIFFSILEAVLASLLCLPPHVKAITSYYLRNRIDSFDNCGIKTVNALAELNCRLLEDENPWVRQEAFESFDYVAHMCPNEDLVTKMAAAVTRKSSLRDSLPAYLSGTIYYELQDFSDIRDYLQHMAKHSQNVYHVCNNYEDCQRDQKLAKLEIESIESFDKNSPFNHLDEHVNEICDELNDILKKTGDIGNHVMRRLRLICMKILDLTESK
- the LOC126915851 gene encoding uncharacterized protein C1orf112 homolog isoform X1, producing MASETSFTALLDDSFSDNDKSTEDYSSNLKDALENLTERYDTELLQQALQRSLSSCSDNLLAEKIFNEILPFAYYLLSEALKKIGETINTNADGHTVEDAKRQLVVCRELLSVWEKSMERVSKLCKTSAIGFKCIVENVPLTIKLIFEHCRASKKLYATLFEDVSEELTNLFRKAKTILNLFLATLENVIVFDTDTESETELLVKVIDSIGSFVTISRELDLKTFVETSKIFGKLAITNQHHIKRINAMNVTLQLAQFAKDVSSMLVFCQDSSNRIEERTIKVIGHSLKILDRLFAAYCSHINNEILPFVIELLLKMHRCSPLCLQNSQIDRKLIDLINVQISKGSEPFLNTVFKSSDFKQAFFDYRNQANIDNLGYHLLTVNIMKKLIYMPYEQHCKWTLGAESIVDVALSNVNHLQEEICVGQVKLPGVHDIGERSRSASIYEATIVPICGLISQIPADGFHAVELILLKHLFSDRLWSSLLSSDIWCFIGRIGSPELCASHVKYLLNVYAVLMRRSNSLEIVMLENLIGRLYNLLPEETKHTVITELDDLKNPCWLAVARFLPPKTKAFLQDRLACVLNEIPSSFVELQQQPTVQNWNRITMLMSFIGKLNYTEEKNTINILSQIWNWIASTIEIFEGKQLDMLSEFTWKLLSATQPEKIQDDIFFSILEAVLASLLCLPPHVKAITSYYLRNRIDSFDNCGIKTVNALAELNCRLLEDENPWVRQEAFESFDYVAHMCPNEDLVTKMAAAVTRKSSLRDSLPAYLSGTIYYELQDFSDIRDYLQHMAKHSQNVYHVCNNYEDCQRDQKLAKLEIESIESFDKNSPFNHLDEHVNEICDELNDILKKTGDIGNHVMRRLRLICMKILDLTESK
- the LOC126915851 gene encoding uncharacterized protein LOC126915851 isoform X5, whose protein sequence is MASETSFTALLDDSFSDNDKSTEDYSSNLKDALENLTERYDTELLQQALQRSLSSCSDNLLAEKIFNEILPFAYYLLSEALKKIGETINTNADGHTVEDAKRQLVVCRELLSVWEKSMERVSKLCKTSAIGFKCIVENVPLTIKLIFEHCRASKKLYATLFEDVSEELTNLFRKAKTILNLFLATLENVIVFDTDTESETELLVKVIDSIGSFVTISRELDLKTFVETSKIFGKLAITNQHHIKRINAMNVTLQLAQFAKDVSSMLVFCQEEICVGQVKLPGVHDIGERSRSASIYEATIVPICGLISQIPADGFHAVELILLKHLFSDRLWSSLLSSDIWCFIGRIGSPELCASHVKYLLNVYAVLMRRSNSLEIVMLENLIGRLYNLLPEETKHTVITELDDLKNPCWLAVARFLPPKTKAFLQDRLACVLNEIPSSFVELQQQPTVQNWNRITMLMSFIGKLNYTEEKNTINILSQIWNWIASTIEIFEGKQLDMLSEFTWKLLSATQPEKIQDDIFFSILEAVLASLLCLPPHVKAITSYYLRNRIDSFDNCGIKTVNALAELNCRLLEDENPWVRQEAFESFDYVAHMCPNEDLVTKMAAAVTRKSSLRDSLPAYLSGTIYYELQDFSDIRDYLQHMAKHSQNVYHVCNNYEDCQRDQKLAKLEIESIESFDKNSPFNHLDEHVNEICDELNDILKKTGDIGNHVMRRLRLICMKILDLTESK